One Brevibacterium spongiae DNA segment encodes these proteins:
- a CDS encoding YciI family protein, translating into MKYALLLMGRTEDPECGETGGADPSEFMAFDKEITEAGIVVGGFALEGPELGVRVSESGGEALVTSGPFAESNEFVGGSYVIEVADIDEAIAWAKKSPGAKAGHIEIRPVADY; encoded by the coding sequence ATGAAATACGCACTTCTGCTCATGGGACGCACAGAGGACCCCGAGTGCGGAGAGACCGGAGGCGCGGACCCGAGCGAGTTCATGGCCTTCGACAAGGAGATCACCGAGGCGGGGATCGTCGTCGGCGGCTTCGCTCTCGAAGGCCCCGAACTCGGGGTGCGGGTCAGCGAATCCGGCGGAGAAGCCCTCGTCACCTCGGGGCCCTTCGCCGAATCGAACGAGTTCGTCGGCGGCAGCTACGTCATCGAGGTCGCCGACATCGACGAGGCGATCGCCTGGGCGAAGAAGAGTCCCGGTGCGAAGGCCGGTCACATCGAGATCCGGCCGGTCGCCGACTACTGA
- a CDS encoding Maf family protein, which yields MIPVVLASQSPARRQILTSAGIDPLIIVSEVDERAIEDDFTGSVGDLTLALSQAKARAVIDRIISSPPSTLPQTETVIVIAGDSLLEFDGQAIGKPGTAERTRTVWSAIAGQWTQLHSGHTVAVLRRTPGTGPEAARLELSDLRSKRSTTSVLIGSPSPAELEAYIATEEPFHVAGALTIDGYGGAFVDSLDGDHLTVLGLSLPVLRELVTDIGLFWPDLWSQRH from the coding sequence ATGATCCCGGTCGTCCTCGCCTCACAGTCCCCCGCCCGCCGCCAGATCCTCACCTCAGCGGGCATCGATCCGCTCATCATCGTCTCCGAGGTCGATGAACGCGCCATCGAGGACGATTTCACCGGTTCCGTCGGCGATCTCACTCTCGCTCTGTCGCAGGCGAAGGCCCGGGCCGTCATCGACCGGATCATCTCCTCTCCGCCGTCGACGCTGCCGCAGACGGAGACCGTCATCGTCATCGCCGGGGACTCGCTGCTCGAATTCGACGGACAGGCCATCGGCAAACCCGGCACCGCCGAACGCACCCGCACCGTGTGGTCGGCGATCGCCGGACAGTGGACGCAGCTGCATTCGGGACACACGGTCGCCGTGCTCAGACGCACCCCCGGAACCGGCCCCGAGGCGGCGCGCCTCGAACTCAGCGATCTGCGGTCGAAGCGGTCGACCACCTCGGTGCTCATCGGCTCCCCCAGCCCCGCGGAGCTGGAAGCCTATATCGCCACCGAAGAGCCTTTCCACGTGGCCGGTGCGCTGACGATCGACGGCTATGGCGGTGCTTTCGTCGATTCGCTCGACGGCGACCATCTCACGGTGCTCGGCCTCAGCCTGCCGGTGCTGCGCGAATTGGTCACCGACATCGGCCTGTTCTGGCCCGATCTCTGGTCACAGAGGCACTAG
- a CDS encoding SGNH/GDSL hydrolase family protein yields MGRRMIFTLASMGATALGAGASVAGLLRHQAGSLRRAFDEDENRPHSTFAEAIAAPRDHDDDDSAALAIIGDSWLCGVDVDAEHAPPTLIGRGLARMLGTTVRVQTTARPSALSEDLGRQVDEVLRSPWLSRQLSDRWSEDRRFAIISIGTGDIIHPIQATIGVPILNQAINRLQREGRYTVFVLVCPNLGGLPGLRDPLKTSLRRTSRVLAGSQWLAALAARAVPLRSTGSLSGTTRRSLLNESGRFPSELGYAQLSSTLLAAIAERIEAPIIVDRSLDIPEKGEDARREELVPDQQADPQAAVS; encoded by the coding sequence GTGGGAAGACGCATGATCTTTACCCTGGCGAGCATGGGGGCGACCGCGCTCGGTGCCGGGGCATCGGTGGCGGGGCTCCTCCGCCATCAGGCGGGTTCGCTGCGTCGAGCCTTCGATGAGGACGAGAATCGACCTCACTCCACCTTCGCCGAGGCGATCGCCGCCCCACGTGATCATGACGATGACGATTCCGCCGCTTTGGCCATCATCGGCGACTCCTGGCTGTGCGGTGTCGACGTCGATGCCGAACACGCCCCACCCACGCTCATCGGACGCGGACTGGCCCGCATGCTCGGCACCACGGTGCGGGTGCAGACCACCGCACGACCGTCCGCGCTCTCCGAGGACCTCGGCCGCCAGGTCGACGAAGTGCTGCGCTCACCGTGGCTGTCACGCCAGCTGTCGGATCGCTGGAGCGAAGATCGCCGCTTCGCGATCATCTCGATCGGCACCGGCGACATCATCCATCCGATCCAGGCGACGATCGGCGTGCCGATCCTCAACCAGGCGATCAACCGGCTCCAACGCGAAGGCCGCTACACCGTCTTCGTCCTCGTCTGCCCCAACCTCGGCGGGCTGCCGGGACTGCGCGATCCGCTCAAGACCTCGCTGCGCCGGACGTCTCGAGTCCTCGCCGGGTCCCAGTGGCTGGCGGCTCTGGCCGCCCGCGCAGTTCCGCTGCGGTCGACCGGGTCGCTGAGCGGCACCACACGCAGGTCTCTGCTCAACGAGTCGGGGCGCTTCCCCAGCGAGCTCGGCTATGCCCAGCTGTCATCGACCCTGCTCGCTGCGATCGCCGAACGCATCGAGGCCCCGATCATCGTCGACCGCAGCCTCGATATTCCGGAGAAGGGCGAAGACGCCCGCCGCGAGGAGCTCGTCCCCGACCAGCAGGCTGACCCGCAGGCAGCCGTCTCATGA
- a CDS encoding RNA polymerase sigma factor: protein MDPAPGSAARVLTAIGEEDFGRLLAALVTRFRDFDLAEEALHDAVLRAVETWPVRGVPERPQAWLMTTAKNRAIDLIRADEVRTRHLARLRIEDELRSGDHDDHADRLGEEMDAADIPDERLGLFFTCSHPTLREDERIVLILRFLSGLTTAEVAAGFLVETATMQQRIVRAKQRILKTGIPFGRPGPDDLLDRLPGVLRVLCLIFTQGINASSGPAHTRVDLQQESIRLTRQLVGYLPDETEVRGLLALLLLSSARDPARVGPDGRPVPLAEQDRGLWDSLLIAEGTGLVSTAAGEPGAGPYTIQAAIAALHAEAVSFDDTDWRQILILYRMLFDRDPSPVIALNIAITLGRVHGPAAAMRALDELADEPQLLRHRPYHIARAITLDELGRSDEAEDAYAAGLACPGNDAESEFISARVTDLDR, encoded by the coding sequence ATGGACCCTGCTCCCGGCTCGGCCGCCCGAGTCCTCACCGCCATCGGCGAGGAGGACTTCGGGCGGCTGCTCGCAGCGCTGGTCACCCGGTTCCGGGATTTCGACCTCGCCGAGGAGGCGCTGCACGATGCGGTGCTCCGTGCGGTCGAGACGTGGCCGGTCAGAGGAGTGCCCGAGCGGCCGCAGGCGTGGCTGATGACCACGGCGAAGAACCGTGCGATCGATCTCATCCGCGCCGACGAGGTGCGCACCCGCCACCTCGCCCGGCTGCGCATCGAGGACGAACTGCGCTCAGGGGACCACGACGACCACGCGGACCGCCTCGGCGAGGAGATGGACGCCGCGGACATCCCCGACGAACGCCTCGGACTGTTCTTCACCTGTTCACACCCCACTCTGCGCGAAGACGAACGCATCGTCCTCATCCTGCGCTTCCTCTCGGGGCTGACCACCGCCGAGGTCGCCGCCGGGTTCCTCGTCGAAACGGCGACGATGCAGCAGCGGATCGTGCGCGCCAAACAGCGGATCCTCAAGACCGGGATCCCCTTCGGGCGTCCCGGACCCGACGACCTGCTCGACCGGCTGCCCGGAGTGCTGCGCGTCCTCTGCCTCATCTTCACCCAGGGCATCAACGCGAGTTCGGGACCCGCTCATACCCGCGTGGACCTCCAGCAGGAATCGATCAGGCTGACCCGACAGCTGGTCGGCTATCTGCCGGACGAAACCGAGGTGCGCGGCCTGTTGGCGCTGCTCCTGCTGAGCTCGGCACGCGACCCCGCACGAGTGGGTCCCGACGGCAGACCGGTGCCGCTGGCCGAGCAGGACCGGGGCCTGTGGGACTCCCTCCTCATCGCCGAGGGGACCGGACTGGTGAGCACAGCCGCCGGAGAACCGGGGGCCGGTCCGTACACCATCCAGGCGGCGATCGCGGCCCTCCACGCGGAAGCCGTGAGCTTCGACGACACAGACTGGCGCCAGATCCTCATTCTCTACCGGATGCTGTTCGACCGCGACCCGTCCCCGGTGATCGCGCTCAACATCGCGATCACCCTCGGCCGGGTGCACGGACCCGCAGCGGCGATGAGGGCACTGGATGAGCTGGCCGACGAGCCGCAGCTCCTGCGCCACCGGCCCTACCACATTGCGCGGGCCATCACGCTCGACGAACTCGGACGCAGCGACGAGGCCGAAGACGCCTATGCCGCAGGACTGGCCTGCCCCGGCAACGACGCCGAGTCCGAATTCATCTCTGCCCGGGTCACCGACCTCGATCGGTGA
- a CDS encoding acetyl/propionyl/methylcrotonyl-CoA carboxylase subunit alpha, with the protein MTTVLPDAATTVLSTTVPTGAVRRVLIANRGEIALRIIRAAHDLGIKAVAVYTRADSDADFVELADDAWLLDGAGAGETYLDVDKILALAKRSGADAIHPGYGYLAENAHFAQAVIDAGLIWIGPPPAAIELLGDKSGARAVAEAVDAPVAPGSDGAVADLAEAAAVAERIGFPVVVKAVHGGGGRGFRACGSADDLEGAYTAATREAQSAFGRGECLIEKQIVRPRHLETQCLADAHGNVRIVSTRDCTLQRRNQKIVEEAPAPFLTPEQERIVSEASARLLAHVGYVGAATCEYLLGEDGTIIFMEANARIQVEHTVTEEITGVDLVGWQVRIASGETLPDEFPAVRGHSFQFRINAEDPSTFFPATGTVKNYRAPSGPGVRLDSGIGEGSVVGTDFDPMLAKLVVTGSTRDEALARARRALSEYRIDGVSTLLPLHRVLASEPAFATDFKVWTNWLETAFANPLADSQSGELMSAATDSFSVVVEVDGRRMTVSVPKDVISDLGHVPSPSVPRRKRGLSSRKGAKIADDSNALNAPMQGTIVSVSVSPGDSVEAGDTLAVIEAMKMEQPLKAGHSGTVSEVLVDAGASVKSGEAIIRFAA; encoded by the coding sequence ATGACCACAGTCCTCCCCGACGCCGCGACCACGGTTCTCAGCACCACCGTGCCGACCGGGGCCGTCCGCCGAGTCCTCATCGCCAACCGCGGTGAGATCGCTCTGCGCATCATCCGAGCCGCACACGACCTCGGCATCAAGGCCGTCGCCGTGTACACCCGCGCCGACTCCGACGCCGACTTCGTCGAACTCGCCGACGACGCCTGGCTGCTCGACGGCGCCGGAGCCGGGGAGACCTACCTCGACGTCGACAAGATCCTCGCCTTGGCCAAGCGCTCAGGGGCCGATGCCATCCACCCCGGCTACGGATATCTGGCCGAGAACGCGCACTTCGCGCAGGCGGTCATCGACGCGGGTCTGATCTGGATCGGCCCTCCCCCGGCCGCCATCGAACTCCTCGGCGACAAGTCCGGCGCCCGTGCCGTCGCCGAGGCCGTCGATGCCCCGGTGGCACCCGGTTCCGACGGTGCCGTGGCCGATCTGGCCGAAGCCGCCGCGGTCGCCGAGCGCATCGGCTTCCCCGTCGTCGTCAAGGCCGTCCACGGCGGCGGCGGGCGCGGCTTCCGCGCCTGCGGCTCTGCCGACGACCTCGAGGGTGCCTACACCGCCGCGACGCGTGAGGCCCAGTCAGCCTTCGGTCGTGGAGAATGCCTCATCGAGAAGCAGATCGTGCGTCCCCGACACCTCGAGACGCAGTGCCTGGCCGATGCTCACGGCAACGTCCGAATCGTGTCCACCCGCGACTGCACGCTGCAGCGCCGCAACCAGAAGATCGTCGAAGAGGCACCCGCCCCGTTCCTCACGCCTGAGCAGGAGCGCATCGTCTCCGAAGCCTCGGCGAGGCTGCTGGCCCACGTCGGCTACGTCGGCGCCGCCACCTGCGAATACCTGCTCGGTGAAGACGGCACGATCATCTTCATGGAGGCCAATGCGCGCATCCAGGTCGAGCACACCGTCACCGAGGAGATCACCGGAGTCGATCTCGTCGGCTGGCAGGTGCGCATCGCCTCGGGCGAGACCCTTCCCGATGAGTTCCCCGCGGTGCGCGGACATTCCTTCCAGTTCCGGATCAACGCGGAGGATCCCTCCACGTTCTTCCCCGCCACCGGCACGGTGAAGAACTACCGGGCCCCGTCCGGTCCCGGTGTGCGTCTGGATTCGGGCATCGGCGAAGGCAGCGTCGTCGGTACGGACTTCGACCCGATGCTGGCCAAGCTCGTCGTCACCGGTTCCACCCGTGACGAGGCACTGGCTCGCGCCCGCCGTGCACTGTCGGAATACCGGATCGACGGTGTCTCGACGCTGCTGCCGCTGCACCGAGTCCTCGCGTCCGAACCGGCCTTCGCCACCGATTTCAAGGTCTGGACCAACTGGCTCGAAACCGCTTTCGCCAATCCTCTCGCCGATTCCCAATCAGGAGAACTCATGAGTGCCGCAACCGACAGTTTCAGTGTGGTCGTCGAGGTCGACGGTCGGCGGATGACCGTGTCTGTCCCCAAGGACGTCATCTCCGATCTCGGACATGTGCCGAGCCCCAGCGTGCCGCGCCGGAAACGCGGGCTCAGCAGCCGCAAGGGTGCGAAGATCGCCGACGATTCGAACGCGCTCAATGCTCCTATGCAGGGCACCATCGTCTCCGTCTCCGTCAGTCCAGGTGACAGCGTCGAAGCCGGAGACACTCTCGCCGTCATCGAAGCGATGAAGATGGAGCAGCCGCTCAAGGCCGGGCACTCGGGCACCGTCTCCGAGGTCCTCGTCGATGCCGGAGCCTCAGTGAAGTCCGGTGAGGCGATCATCCGCTTCGCCGCCTGA